In a single window of the Papaver somniferum cultivar HN1 chromosome 8, ASM357369v1, whole genome shotgun sequence genome:
- the LOC113301222 gene encoding DNA mismatch repair protein MSH4-like isoform X1, giving the protein MEEEVEGGVGGERSSFVISLIENRAKEVGVAAFDLRSASLHLSQYIETSSSYQNTKTLLHFYDAMVIIVPSNKFAPDGMIGVSELVDKFYSTTKKVVMARGCFDDTKGALLVQSLAAKEPSALGLDTYYKQYYLCLAAAAATIKWIEAEKGVIVTNHSLMVTFNGSFDHVNIDATSVQNLEIIEPLNSSLWGTSNKKRSVFYMLKTTRTIGGTRLLRANLLQPLKDIETINARLDCLDELMSNEELFFGLTQVLRKFPKETDRVLCHFCFKPKKVTNQVLSYDTSKKSQVLISSIILLKTALEALPLRSKVLKDAKSFVLGNIYKSIFENRKYASIRKSICDVIDEDVLHARVPFVARTQQCFAVKAGIDGLLDVARRSFCDTSEAIHNLANKYREDFHLPNLKIPFNNRQGFYLSIPRRDINGNLPGKFIQLLKHGNNIHCSTLELASLNVRNKSAAAECYVRTELCLEGLVDAIRKDVSVLTLLAEVFCLLDMLVNSFAHTISTKPVDRYTRPEFTVENGPLAIDSGRHPILESIHNDFIPNNIFLSEASNMVIVMGPNMSGKSTYLQQICLIVILAQIGCYVPARFASLRVVDRIFTWMGTGDSLECNSSTFMTEMRETSFVMQNVSPRSLIVTDELGRATSSADGFAITWSCCEHLVSLKAYTIFATHMENLSELSTIYPNVKILHFDVDVKNNRLDFKDGIRHVPHCGLLLAGIAGLPSSVIETARSITSKITEKEARRMEVNCMEYNSIQMVYRIAQRLICLKCSNQDEDSIREALQNLKESCIEEKL; this is encoded by the exons atggaagaagaagtagaaggtgGAGTTGGAGGAGAGAGATCTAGCTTTGTTATCAGTCTCATTGAAAATCGCGCTAAAGAG GTAGGAGTGGCGGCATTTGATTTGAGATCGGCATCATTGCATCTTTCTCAGTATATAGAAACCAGTAGTTCATATCAGAACACCAAAACACTATTGCATTTTTATGATGCTATGGTTATAATTGTGCCCTCAAACAAGTTTGCTCCTGATGGTATGATTGGGGTTTCTGAATTGGTGGATAAATTTTATTCTACAACTAAGAAG GTTGTTATGGCGCGTGGTTGTTTCGATGACACGAAG GGTGCTTTGTTGGTTCAAAGCTTAGCAGCGAAAGAGCCGTCGGCACTTGGTTTGGATACATACTATAAACAATATTATCTATGCTTAGCTGCTGCGGCTGCTACGATCAAATG GATAGAGGCAGAGAAAGGAGTTATTGTTACAAACCACTCATTGATG GTTACCTTCAATGGCTCATTTGACCATGTGAATATTGATGCTACTAG TGTTcagaacttggagataattgagccattaaattcatcactttggGGCACAAGCAACAAAAAGAGGAGTGTATTTTATATGCTCAAGACAACAAGAACTATTGGGGG GACTAGACTTCTTCGGGCAAATCTTTTGCAGCCTTTGAAAGATATCGAGACCATCAATGCTCGACTTGACTGCTTG gatgaattgATGAGCAATGAGGAGCTATTCTTTGGACTTACTCAAGTTCTTCGTAAATTTCCGAAGGAAACTG ATAGGGTTCTCTGTCATTTTTGCTTCAAGCCAAAGAAAGTTACAAATCAGGTGCTGAGCTATGATACTTCGAAGAAGAGTCAAGTGCTGATATCAAGCATCATTCTTCTTAAAACCGCGTTAGAGGCCTTGCCATTACGATCAAAG GTGCTCAAGGATGCAAAAAGTTTTGTTCTTGGAAATATTTACAAGTCGATCTTTGAAAATAGAAAATATGCGTCCATACGGAAAAG TATATGTGATGTCATTGATGAAGATGTACTTCATGCCCGAGTTCCTTTTGTTGCCCGCACACAACAATGTTTCGCTGTCAAGGCCGGAATAGATGGGCTTCTGGATGTTGCACGTCGATCCTTTTGTGATACTAGCGAAG CGATACATAACCTAGCAAACAAATATCGTGAAGATTTCCATCTGCCAAATTTGAAAATTCCTTTCAACAACAGGCAAGGATTTTACTTAAGCATTCCGCGGAGGGACATAAATGGAAATCTCCCTGGAAAATTTATTCAG CTCTTGAAACACGGGAACAACATCCATTGCTCGACTCTTGAACTTGCTTCT TTGAATGTTCGAAACAAGTCTGCAGCAGCAGAGTGCTATGTACGGACAGAACTATGCCTGGAAG GATTAGTAGATGCCATCAGGAAAGATGTTTCTGTTCTTACACTACTTGCAGAAGTGTTTTGTCTTTTGGACATGCTTGTGAATTCATTTGCCCATACAATATCCACTAAGCCTGTTGATCGGTACACTAGGCCAGAATTTACAG TAGAGAACGGCCCATTGGCGATAGATTCTGGAAGGCATCCCATCCTGGAAAGCATACACAACGATTTCATT CCCAACAATATTTTCCTTTCTGAAGCATCTAACATGGTGATCGTCATGGGACCAAACAT GAGCGGGAAAAGTACTTATCTCCAACAAATTTGCCTTATAGTCATTCTTGCACAAATTGGTTGCTATGTTCCTGCCCGTTTTGCATCTCTGAGAGTGGTTGACCGCATATTTACATGGATGGGAACAGGGGATAGCCTCGAATGCAACTCTAGCACG TTTATGACAGAAATGAGAGAGACGTCTTTCGTAATGCAAAATGTCTCTCCAAG GAGTCTGATTGTTACGGATGAACTTGGGCGTGCTACATCGTCTGCTGATGGATTTGCCATTACGTGGAGCTGTTGTGAGCATCTAGTATCATTGAAAGC ATATACTATATTTGCCACTCACATGGAAAACCTATCCGAGTTATCAACCATTTACCCGAATGTGAAGATTCTCCATTTCGACGTCGAtgtcaaaaacaaccgcttagaTTTCAAG GATGGCATCAGACATGTGCCACACTGTGGACTCTTATTGGCTGGAATTGCAGGGTTGCCTAGCTCTGTAATTGAAACTGCAAGAAGCATCACATCAAAGATAACAGAAAAG GAAGCAAGGAGGATGGAAGTTAACTGCATGGAGTATAATTCGATTCAGATGGTGTATCGAattgctcaaagacttatttgcTTGAAATGCTCCAACCAAGATGAGGATTCTATCCGAGAAGCATTGCAGAATCTGAAGGAAAGTTGCATCGAGGAGAAGTTATAA
- the LOC113301222 gene encoding DNA mismatch repair protein MSH4-like isoform X2: MEEEVEGGVGGERSSFVISLIENRAKEVGVAAFDLRSASLHLSQYIETSSSYQNTKTLLHFYDAMVIIVPSNKFAPDGMIGVSELVDKFYSTTKKVVMARGCFDDTKGALLVQSLAAKEPSALGLDTYYKQYYLCLAAAAATIKWIEAEKGVIVTNHSLMVTFNGSFDHVNIDATSVQNLEIIEPLNSSLWGTSNKKRSVFYMLKTTRTIGGTRLLRANLLQPLKDIETINARLDCLDELMSNEELFFGLTQVLRKFPKETDRVLCHFCFKPKKVTNQVLSYDTSKKSQVLISSIILLKTALEALPLRSKVLKDAKSFVLGNIYKSIFENRKYASIRKSICDVIDEDVLHARVPFVARTQQCFAVKAGIDGLLDVARRSFCDTSEAIHNLANKYREDFHLPNLKIPFNNRQGFYLSIPRRDINGNLPGKFIQLLKHGNNIHCSTLELASLNVRNKSAAAECYVRTELCLEGLVDAIRKDVSVLTLLAEVFCLLDMLVNSFAHTISTKPVDRYTRPEFTENGPLAIDSGRHPILESIHNDFIPNNIFLSEASNMVIVMGPNMSGKSTYLQQICLIVILAQIGCYVPARFASLRVVDRIFTWMGTGDSLECNSSTFMTEMRETSFVMQNVSPRSLIVTDELGRATSSADGFAITWSCCEHLVSLKAYTIFATHMENLSELSTIYPNVKILHFDVDVKNNRLDFKDGIRHVPHCGLLLAGIAGLPSSVIETARSITSKITEKEARRMEVNCMEYNSIQMVYRIAQRLICLKCSNQDEDSIREALQNLKESCIEEKL, translated from the exons atggaagaagaagtagaaggtgGAGTTGGAGGAGAGAGATCTAGCTTTGTTATCAGTCTCATTGAAAATCGCGCTAAAGAG GTAGGAGTGGCGGCATTTGATTTGAGATCGGCATCATTGCATCTTTCTCAGTATATAGAAACCAGTAGTTCATATCAGAACACCAAAACACTATTGCATTTTTATGATGCTATGGTTATAATTGTGCCCTCAAACAAGTTTGCTCCTGATGGTATGATTGGGGTTTCTGAATTGGTGGATAAATTTTATTCTACAACTAAGAAG GTTGTTATGGCGCGTGGTTGTTTCGATGACACGAAG GGTGCTTTGTTGGTTCAAAGCTTAGCAGCGAAAGAGCCGTCGGCACTTGGTTTGGATACATACTATAAACAATATTATCTATGCTTAGCTGCTGCGGCTGCTACGATCAAATG GATAGAGGCAGAGAAAGGAGTTATTGTTACAAACCACTCATTGATG GTTACCTTCAATGGCTCATTTGACCATGTGAATATTGATGCTACTAG TGTTcagaacttggagataattgagccattaaattcatcactttggGGCACAAGCAACAAAAAGAGGAGTGTATTTTATATGCTCAAGACAACAAGAACTATTGGGGG GACTAGACTTCTTCGGGCAAATCTTTTGCAGCCTTTGAAAGATATCGAGACCATCAATGCTCGACTTGACTGCTTG gatgaattgATGAGCAATGAGGAGCTATTCTTTGGACTTACTCAAGTTCTTCGTAAATTTCCGAAGGAAACTG ATAGGGTTCTCTGTCATTTTTGCTTCAAGCCAAAGAAAGTTACAAATCAGGTGCTGAGCTATGATACTTCGAAGAAGAGTCAAGTGCTGATATCAAGCATCATTCTTCTTAAAACCGCGTTAGAGGCCTTGCCATTACGATCAAAG GTGCTCAAGGATGCAAAAAGTTTTGTTCTTGGAAATATTTACAAGTCGATCTTTGAAAATAGAAAATATGCGTCCATACGGAAAAG TATATGTGATGTCATTGATGAAGATGTACTTCATGCCCGAGTTCCTTTTGTTGCCCGCACACAACAATGTTTCGCTGTCAAGGCCGGAATAGATGGGCTTCTGGATGTTGCACGTCGATCCTTTTGTGATACTAGCGAAG CGATACATAACCTAGCAAACAAATATCGTGAAGATTTCCATCTGCCAAATTTGAAAATTCCTTTCAACAACAGGCAAGGATTTTACTTAAGCATTCCGCGGAGGGACATAAATGGAAATCTCCCTGGAAAATTTATTCAG CTCTTGAAACACGGGAACAACATCCATTGCTCGACTCTTGAACTTGCTTCT TTGAATGTTCGAAACAAGTCTGCAGCAGCAGAGTGCTATGTACGGACAGAACTATGCCTGGAAG GATTAGTAGATGCCATCAGGAAAGATGTTTCTGTTCTTACACTACTTGCAGAAGTGTTTTGTCTTTTGGACATGCTTGTGAATTCATTTGCCCATACAATATCCACTAAGCCTGTTGATCGGTACACTAGGCCAGAATTTACAG AGAACGGCCCATTGGCGATAGATTCTGGAAGGCATCCCATCCTGGAAAGCATACACAACGATTTCATT CCCAACAATATTTTCCTTTCTGAAGCATCTAACATGGTGATCGTCATGGGACCAAACAT GAGCGGGAAAAGTACTTATCTCCAACAAATTTGCCTTATAGTCATTCTTGCACAAATTGGTTGCTATGTTCCTGCCCGTTTTGCATCTCTGAGAGTGGTTGACCGCATATTTACATGGATGGGAACAGGGGATAGCCTCGAATGCAACTCTAGCACG TTTATGACAGAAATGAGAGAGACGTCTTTCGTAATGCAAAATGTCTCTCCAAG GAGTCTGATTGTTACGGATGAACTTGGGCGTGCTACATCGTCTGCTGATGGATTTGCCATTACGTGGAGCTGTTGTGAGCATCTAGTATCATTGAAAGC ATATACTATATTTGCCACTCACATGGAAAACCTATCCGAGTTATCAACCATTTACCCGAATGTGAAGATTCTCCATTTCGACGTCGAtgtcaaaaacaaccgcttagaTTTCAAG GATGGCATCAGACATGTGCCACACTGTGGACTCTTATTGGCTGGAATTGCAGGGTTGCCTAGCTCTGTAATTGAAACTGCAAGAAGCATCACATCAAAGATAACAGAAAAG GAAGCAAGGAGGATGGAAGTTAACTGCATGGAGTATAATTCGATTCAGATGGTGTATCGAattgctcaaagacttatttgcTTGAAATGCTCCAACCAAGATGAGGATTCTATCCGAGAAGCATTGCAGAATCTGAAGGAAAGTTGCATCGAGGAGAAGTTATAA
- the LOC113301222 gene encoding DNA mismatch repair protein MSH4-like isoform X5, whose product MEEEVEGGVGGERSSFVISLIENRAKEVGVAAFDLRSASLHLSQYIETSSSYQNTKTLLHFYDAMVIIVPSNKFAPDGMIGVSELVDKFYSTTKKVVMARGCFDDTKGALLVQSLAAKEPSALGLDTYYKQYYLCLAAAAATIKWIEAEKGVIVTNHSLMVTFNGSFDHVNIDATSVQNLEIIEPLNSSLWGTSNKKRSVFYMLKTTRTIGGTRLLRANLLQPLKDIETINARLDCLDELMSNEELFFGLTQVLRKFPKETDRVLCHFCFKPKKVTNQVLSYDTSKKSQVLISSIILLKTALEALPLRSKVLKDAKSFVLGNIYKSIFENRKYASIRKSICDVIDEDVLHARVPFVARTQQCFAVKAGIDGLLDVARRSFCDTSEAIHNLANKYREDFHLPNLKIPFNNRQGFYLSIPRRDINGNLPGKFIQLLKHGNNIHCSTLELASLNVRNKSAAAECYVRTELCLEGLVDAIRKDVSVLTLLAEVFCLLDMLVNSFAHTISTKPVDRYTRPEFTVENGPLAIDSGRHPILESIHNDFIPNNIFLSEASNMVIVMGPNMSGKSTYLQQICLIVILAQIGCYVPARFASLRVVDRIFTWMGTGDSLECNSSTFMTEMRETSFVMQNVSPRSLIVTDELGRATSSADGFAITWSCCEHLVSLKAYTIFATHMENLSELSTIYPNVKILHFDVDVKNNRLDFKGCLAL is encoded by the exons atggaagaagaagtagaaggtgGAGTTGGAGGAGAGAGATCTAGCTTTGTTATCAGTCTCATTGAAAATCGCGCTAAAGAG GTAGGAGTGGCGGCATTTGATTTGAGATCGGCATCATTGCATCTTTCTCAGTATATAGAAACCAGTAGTTCATATCAGAACACCAAAACACTATTGCATTTTTATGATGCTATGGTTATAATTGTGCCCTCAAACAAGTTTGCTCCTGATGGTATGATTGGGGTTTCTGAATTGGTGGATAAATTTTATTCTACAACTAAGAAG GTTGTTATGGCGCGTGGTTGTTTCGATGACACGAAG GGTGCTTTGTTGGTTCAAAGCTTAGCAGCGAAAGAGCCGTCGGCACTTGGTTTGGATACATACTATAAACAATATTATCTATGCTTAGCTGCTGCGGCTGCTACGATCAAATG GATAGAGGCAGAGAAAGGAGTTATTGTTACAAACCACTCATTGATG GTTACCTTCAATGGCTCATTTGACCATGTGAATATTGATGCTACTAG TGTTcagaacttggagataattgagccattaaattcatcactttggGGCACAAGCAACAAAAAGAGGAGTGTATTTTATATGCTCAAGACAACAAGAACTATTGGGGG GACTAGACTTCTTCGGGCAAATCTTTTGCAGCCTTTGAAAGATATCGAGACCATCAATGCTCGACTTGACTGCTTG gatgaattgATGAGCAATGAGGAGCTATTCTTTGGACTTACTCAAGTTCTTCGTAAATTTCCGAAGGAAACTG ATAGGGTTCTCTGTCATTTTTGCTTCAAGCCAAAGAAAGTTACAAATCAGGTGCTGAGCTATGATACTTCGAAGAAGAGTCAAGTGCTGATATCAAGCATCATTCTTCTTAAAACCGCGTTAGAGGCCTTGCCATTACGATCAAAG GTGCTCAAGGATGCAAAAAGTTTTGTTCTTGGAAATATTTACAAGTCGATCTTTGAAAATAGAAAATATGCGTCCATACGGAAAAG TATATGTGATGTCATTGATGAAGATGTACTTCATGCCCGAGTTCCTTTTGTTGCCCGCACACAACAATGTTTCGCTGTCAAGGCCGGAATAGATGGGCTTCTGGATGTTGCACGTCGATCCTTTTGTGATACTAGCGAAG CGATACATAACCTAGCAAACAAATATCGTGAAGATTTCCATCTGCCAAATTTGAAAATTCCTTTCAACAACAGGCAAGGATTTTACTTAAGCATTCCGCGGAGGGACATAAATGGAAATCTCCCTGGAAAATTTATTCAG CTCTTGAAACACGGGAACAACATCCATTGCTCGACTCTTGAACTTGCTTCT TTGAATGTTCGAAACAAGTCTGCAGCAGCAGAGTGCTATGTACGGACAGAACTATGCCTGGAAG GATTAGTAGATGCCATCAGGAAAGATGTTTCTGTTCTTACACTACTTGCAGAAGTGTTTTGTCTTTTGGACATGCTTGTGAATTCATTTGCCCATACAATATCCACTAAGCCTGTTGATCGGTACACTAGGCCAGAATTTACAG TAGAGAACGGCCCATTGGCGATAGATTCTGGAAGGCATCCCATCCTGGAAAGCATACACAACGATTTCATT CCCAACAATATTTTCCTTTCTGAAGCATCTAACATGGTGATCGTCATGGGACCAAACAT GAGCGGGAAAAGTACTTATCTCCAACAAATTTGCCTTATAGTCATTCTTGCACAAATTGGTTGCTATGTTCCTGCCCGTTTTGCATCTCTGAGAGTGGTTGACCGCATATTTACATGGATGGGAACAGGGGATAGCCTCGAATGCAACTCTAGCACG TTTATGACAGAAATGAGAGAGACGTCTTTCGTAATGCAAAATGTCTCTCCAAG GAGTCTGATTGTTACGGATGAACTTGGGCGTGCTACATCGTCTGCTGATGGATTTGCCATTACGTGGAGCTGTTGTGAGCATCTAGTATCATTGAAAGC ATATACTATATTTGCCACTCACATGGAAAACCTATCCGAGTTATCAACCATTTACCCGAATGTGAAGATTCTCCATTTCGACGTCGAtgtcaaaaacaaccgcttagaTTTCAAG GGTTGCCTAGCTCTGTAA
- the LOC113301222 gene encoding DNA mismatch repair protein MSH4-like isoform X4: MEEEVEGGVGGERSSFVISLIENRAKEVGVAAFDLRSASLHLSQYIETSSSYQNTKTLLHFYDAMVIIVPSNKFAPDGMIGVSELVDKFYSTTKKVVMARGCFDDTKGALLVQSLAAKEPSALGLDTYYKQYYLCLAAAAATIKWIEAEKGVIVTNHSLMVTFNGSFDHVNIDATSVQNLEIIEPLNSSLWGTSNKKRSVFYMLKTTRTIGGTRLLRANLLQPLKDIETINARLDCLDELMSNEELFFGLTQVLRKFPKETDRVLCHFCFKPKKVTNQVLSYDTSKKSQVLISSIILLKTALEALPLRSKVLKDAKSFVLGNIYKSIFENRKYASIRKSICDVIDEDVLHARVPFVARTQQCFAVKAGIDGLLDVARRSFCDTSEAIHNLANKYREDFHLPNLKIPFNNRQGFYLSIPRRDINGNLPGKFIQLLKHGNNIHCSTLELASLNVRNKSAAAECYVRTELCLEGLVDAIRKDVSVLTLLAEVFCLLDMLVNSFAHTISTKPVDRYTRPEFTVENGPLAIDSGRHPILESIHNDFIPNNIFLSEASNMVIVMGPNMSGKSTYLQQICLIVILAQIGCYVPARFASLRVVDRIFTWMGTGDSLECNSSTFMTEMRETSFVMQNVSPRSLIVTDELGRATSSADGFAITWSCCEHLVSLKAYTIFATHMENLSELSTIYPNVKILHFDVDVKNNRLDFKTCATLWTLIGWNCRVA; this comes from the exons atggaagaagaagtagaaggtgGAGTTGGAGGAGAGAGATCTAGCTTTGTTATCAGTCTCATTGAAAATCGCGCTAAAGAG GTAGGAGTGGCGGCATTTGATTTGAGATCGGCATCATTGCATCTTTCTCAGTATATAGAAACCAGTAGTTCATATCAGAACACCAAAACACTATTGCATTTTTATGATGCTATGGTTATAATTGTGCCCTCAAACAAGTTTGCTCCTGATGGTATGATTGGGGTTTCTGAATTGGTGGATAAATTTTATTCTACAACTAAGAAG GTTGTTATGGCGCGTGGTTGTTTCGATGACACGAAG GGTGCTTTGTTGGTTCAAAGCTTAGCAGCGAAAGAGCCGTCGGCACTTGGTTTGGATACATACTATAAACAATATTATCTATGCTTAGCTGCTGCGGCTGCTACGATCAAATG GATAGAGGCAGAGAAAGGAGTTATTGTTACAAACCACTCATTGATG GTTACCTTCAATGGCTCATTTGACCATGTGAATATTGATGCTACTAG TGTTcagaacttggagataattgagccattaaattcatcactttggGGCACAAGCAACAAAAAGAGGAGTGTATTTTATATGCTCAAGACAACAAGAACTATTGGGGG GACTAGACTTCTTCGGGCAAATCTTTTGCAGCCTTTGAAAGATATCGAGACCATCAATGCTCGACTTGACTGCTTG gatgaattgATGAGCAATGAGGAGCTATTCTTTGGACTTACTCAAGTTCTTCGTAAATTTCCGAAGGAAACTG ATAGGGTTCTCTGTCATTTTTGCTTCAAGCCAAAGAAAGTTACAAATCAGGTGCTGAGCTATGATACTTCGAAGAAGAGTCAAGTGCTGATATCAAGCATCATTCTTCTTAAAACCGCGTTAGAGGCCTTGCCATTACGATCAAAG GTGCTCAAGGATGCAAAAAGTTTTGTTCTTGGAAATATTTACAAGTCGATCTTTGAAAATAGAAAATATGCGTCCATACGGAAAAG TATATGTGATGTCATTGATGAAGATGTACTTCATGCCCGAGTTCCTTTTGTTGCCCGCACACAACAATGTTTCGCTGTCAAGGCCGGAATAGATGGGCTTCTGGATGTTGCACGTCGATCCTTTTGTGATACTAGCGAAG CGATACATAACCTAGCAAACAAATATCGTGAAGATTTCCATCTGCCAAATTTGAAAATTCCTTTCAACAACAGGCAAGGATTTTACTTAAGCATTCCGCGGAGGGACATAAATGGAAATCTCCCTGGAAAATTTATTCAG CTCTTGAAACACGGGAACAACATCCATTGCTCGACTCTTGAACTTGCTTCT TTGAATGTTCGAAACAAGTCTGCAGCAGCAGAGTGCTATGTACGGACAGAACTATGCCTGGAAG GATTAGTAGATGCCATCAGGAAAGATGTTTCTGTTCTTACACTACTTGCAGAAGTGTTTTGTCTTTTGGACATGCTTGTGAATTCATTTGCCCATACAATATCCACTAAGCCTGTTGATCGGTACACTAGGCCAGAATTTACAG TAGAGAACGGCCCATTGGCGATAGATTCTGGAAGGCATCCCATCCTGGAAAGCATACACAACGATTTCATT CCCAACAATATTTTCCTTTCTGAAGCATCTAACATGGTGATCGTCATGGGACCAAACAT GAGCGGGAAAAGTACTTATCTCCAACAAATTTGCCTTATAGTCATTCTTGCACAAATTGGTTGCTATGTTCCTGCCCGTTTTGCATCTCTGAGAGTGGTTGACCGCATATTTACATGGATGGGAACAGGGGATAGCCTCGAATGCAACTCTAGCACG TTTATGACAGAAATGAGAGAGACGTCTTTCGTAATGCAAAATGTCTCTCCAAG GAGTCTGATTGTTACGGATGAACTTGGGCGTGCTACATCGTCTGCTGATGGATTTGCCATTACGTGGAGCTGTTGTGAGCATCTAGTATCATTGAAAGC ATATACTATATTTGCCACTCACATGGAAAACCTATCCGAGTTATCAACCATTTACCCGAATGTGAAGATTCTCCATTTCGACGTCGAtgtcaaaaacaaccgcttagaTTTCAAG ACATGTGCCACACTGTGGACTCTTATTGGCTGGAATTGCAGGGTTGCCTAG